Genomic segment of Streptomyces zhihengii:
CTGCCGCTGCGCCCCACCCAGGCCGAACTCCAGAACGCCGCCGAGCAGATGGCCGACGGCGGCGACTACAGCGTGGTGCTGATCGGCGAGCGCGACGCGGGCAAGCCGATCACCGGTGTCTCCGACCGGGACGACTTCACCCTGGAGGACGTGCCCCAGTCGCTGCGGGACGCCGTCGACGACCGGCTGGACGTCGGCGCGGGCAACCCGGCCCCGTACCACCTGTACTGGCAGCGCATCGACCGCGGCGGCGCGCCCTATCTGGTCGGCGGCAGCCGGATCGTCGGCGGCGGGCCGACCGGCTACCTGCTGAAGTCGCTCGGCCAGGAACGCGAGGACCTCGCCTCGCTGGGCTGGTCGCTGGCGATCGCCACCCTGCTCGCGCTGATCGGCTCGGCGCTGCTCGCCCAGGCCGCGGCCACCACCGTGCTGAAGCCGGTGCACCGGCTCGGCGAGGCGGCGCGGCGGCTCGGCGAGGGCAAGCTCGACACCCGGCTCAGGGTGTCGGGCACGGACGAACTGGCCGAGCTGGCACGGACGTTCAACAAGACCGCCGAGTCGCTGGAGACCAAGGTCGCGGACATGAGCGCGCGGGAGGAGTCGAGCCGGCGTTTCGTCGCCGACATGTCCCACGAGCTGCGCACGCCGCTGACCGCGCTCACGGCGGTCACCGAGGTGCTGGAGGACGAGGCCGACTCCCTCGACCCGATGATCGCGCCCGCGGTGAACCTCGTCGTCAGCGAGACCCGCCGGCTGTACGACCTGGTGGAGAACCTGATGGAGGTCACCCGCTTCGACGCGGGCACGGCACGGCTCGTGCTGGACACCGTCGACGTGGCCGACCAGGTCACCGCCTGCATCGACGCCCGTGCCTGGCTGGACGCCGTCGAACTCGACGCCGAACGCGGCATCATGGCCCGTCTCGACCCGCGCCGGCTCGACGTGATACTCGCCAACCTCATCGGCAACGCCCTCAAGCACGGCGGCTCCCCCGTGCGGGTCTCGGTGCGGCCCGGGGACACCGAGCTGCTGATCGAGGTGCGCGACCACGGGCCGGGCATCCCCGAGGAGGTCCTGCCGCACGTCTTCG
This window contains:
- a CDS encoding sensor histidine kinase, whose protein sequence is MSGAPGRGILAGLRLTSLRLRLVVVFALVALTAAVSASGIAYWLNREAVLTRTQDAALDDFRREMQNRAAALPLRPTQAELQNAAEQMADGGDYSVVLIGERDAGKPITGVSDRDDFTLEDVPQSLRDAVDDRLDVGAGNPAPYHLYWQRIDRGGAPYLVGGSRIVGGGPTGYLLKSLGQEREDLASLGWSLAIATLLALIGSALLAQAAATTVLKPVHRLGEAARRLGEGKLDTRLRVSGTDELAELARTFNKTAESLETKVADMSAREESSRRFVADMSHELRTPLTALTAVTEVLEDEADSLDPMIAPAVNLVVSETRRLYDLVENLMEVTRFDAGTARLVLDTVDVADQVTACIDARAWLDAVELDAERGIMARLDPRRLDVILANLIGNALKHGGSPVRVSVRPGDTELLIEVRDHGPGIPEEVLPHVFDRFYKASASRPRSEGSGLGLSIAMENAHIHGGDITAANSPDGDGAVFVLRLPHDGEAAADCEAAESGGPGDGGNGTGRDTGSRGPDAAHGEEGPR